The Toxorhynchites rutilus septentrionalis strain SRP chromosome 3, ASM2978413v1, whole genome shotgun sequence genome includes a region encoding these proteins:
- the LOC129775928 gene encoding uncharacterized protein LOC129775928 isoform X2, which yields MTPIHEDDQIVLKKHVIDEQGSVENNEENEVISVRLLNSFQLTPFSSISTEVQNILYENVQETPENNTAQKPINEWNITMVPYDRIKTTMTPSSNNTSPKVVQSITDDSLEHDWVYSRLEIPESTEEPNKSFTTTDAKTWDTSERQISKSTTALVNTSTVRNSHPPEIVVASRKRTARNKNSYHSWQSDLNNINLEDLDYSEVLDEIMQSELSSSSSGAESEEQSDEYTDQPSEEQHNSIGNCRCAEKNRPTKVTKCDHPRSPQHIFRRRLHNRHDGQVVDDSSSPNLSIEHTERMQSAFERFMGLVTIMSHVDSFIQKKAKQSIRRLARLYESNEHI from the exons ATGACGCCCATCCACGAGGATGACCAGATCGTATTAAAAAAACATGTAATCGATGAACAAGGGTCAGTGGAAAATAACGAAG AGAATGAGGTAATTTCTGTTCGACTGTTAAATAGTTTCCAATTGACACCATTTTCTTCAATATCGACCGAAGTACAAAATATTTTGTACGAGAACGTTCAAGAAACGCCAGAAAATAATACAGCACAAAAACCTATTAATGAATGGAACATCACCATGGTTccatatgatagaataaaaacaacGATGACTCCAAGCTCAAATAATACGAGTCCGAAAGTAGTACAAAGCATCACCGACGATTCACTCGAACATGATTGGGTTTATTCTCGGCTAGAAATTCCAGAGTCGACTGAAGAGCCGAATAAATCATTCACAACAACAGATGCTAAAACTTGGGACACATCTGAGAGACAAATATCAAAAAGCACTACTGCTCTAGTGAACACCAGCACGGTACGGAACTCACATCCTCCAGAGATTGTTGTGGCATCTAGAAAACGAACGGCGCGGAATAAAAATTCATATCACTCGTGGCAGTCCGACCTAAATAATATCAATCTTGAAGATCTGGACTATTCGGAAGTACTCGACGAAATAATGCAGAGTGAGCTATCCTCCAGCAGTTCTGGCGCTGAGAGTGAAGAGCAATCCGATGAGTATACGGATCAGCCATCCGAAGAACAACATAACTCGATCGGCAACTGTAGATGTGCTGAAAAGAATCGACCAACGAAAGTGACCAAATGTGACCATCCTAGATCACCCCAACATATCTTTCGACGTAGACTTCACAACAGGCACGATGGCCAAGTTGTAGATGACTCATCATCGCCTAATCTAAGCATTGAGCATACGGAACGAATGCAAAGTGCTTTTGAACGATTCATGGGCCTGGTAACAATAATGTCTCATGTCGATAGCTTTATTCAAAAGAAAGCCAAGCAGTCGATAAGACGACTAGCACGACTCTATGAAAGTAATGAACATATTTGA
- the LOC129775928 gene encoding uncharacterized protein LOC129775928 isoform X1, with amino-acid sequence MQLLQHRIIITATTLLTFFMNQIIRCEPRFIDIGLGNEEIMTPIHEDDQIVLKKHVIDEQGSVENNEENEVISVRLLNSFQLTPFSSISTEVQNILYENVQETPENNTAQKPINEWNITMVPYDRIKTTMTPSSNNTSPKVVQSITDDSLEHDWVYSRLEIPESTEEPNKSFTTTDAKTWDTSERQISKSTTALVNTSTVRNSHPPEIVVASRKRTARNKNSYHSWQSDLNNINLEDLDYSEVLDEIMQSELSSSSSGAESEEQSDEYTDQPSEEQHNSIGNCRCAEKNRPTKVTKCDHPRSPQHIFRRRLHNRHDGQVVDDSSSPNLSIEHTERMQSAFERFMGLVTIMSHVDSFIQKKAKQSIRRLARLYESNEHI; translated from the exons ATGCAGTTACTTCAGCACCGAATCATTATCACAGCAACAACGTTGCTAACATTTTTTATG AATCAGATCATTAGATGCGAGCCGAGATTCATCGATATCGGTCTTGGAAACGAGGAGATAATGACGCCCATCCACGAGGATGACCAGATCGTATTAAAAAAACATGTAATCGATGAACAAGGGTCAGTGGAAAATAACGAAG AGAATGAGGTAATTTCTGTTCGACTGTTAAATAGTTTCCAATTGACACCATTTTCTTCAATATCGACCGAAGTACAAAATATTTTGTACGAGAACGTTCAAGAAACGCCAGAAAATAATACAGCACAAAAACCTATTAATGAATGGAACATCACCATGGTTccatatgatagaataaaaacaacGATGACTCCAAGCTCAAATAATACGAGTCCGAAAGTAGTACAAAGCATCACCGACGATTCACTCGAACATGATTGGGTTTATTCTCGGCTAGAAATTCCAGAGTCGACTGAAGAGCCGAATAAATCATTCACAACAACAGATGCTAAAACTTGGGACACATCTGAGAGACAAATATCAAAAAGCACTACTGCTCTAGTGAACACCAGCACGGTACGGAACTCACATCCTCCAGAGATTGTTGTGGCATCTAGAAAACGAACGGCGCGGAATAAAAATTCATATCACTCGTGGCAGTCCGACCTAAATAATATCAATCTTGAAGATCTGGACTATTCGGAAGTACTCGACGAAATAATGCAGAGTGAGCTATCCTCCAGCAGTTCTGGCGCTGAGAGTGAAGAGCAATCCGATGAGTATACGGATCAGCCATCCGAAGAACAACATAACTCGATCGGCAACTGTAGATGTGCTGAAAAGAATCGACCAACGAAAGTGACCAAATGTGACCATCCTAGATCACCCCAACATATCTTTCGACGTAGACTTCACAACAGGCACGATGGCCAAGTTGTAGATGACTCATCATCGCCTAATCTAAGCATTGAGCATACGGAACGAATGCAAAGTGCTTTTGAACGATTCATGGGCCTGGTAACAATAATGTCTCATGTCGATAGCTTTATTCAAAAGAAAGCCAAGCAGTCGATAAGACGACTAGCACGACTCTATGAAAGTAATGAACATATTTGA